From Theileria annulata chromosome 1, complete sequence, *** SEQUENCING IN PROGRESS ***, one genomic window encodes:
- a CDS encoding uncharacterized protein (Tap404f10.p1c.C.cand.125 - score = 37.06;~1 probable transmembrane helix predicted for TA20180 by TMHMM2.0 at aa 808-830) — protein sequence MSLHNSRGNSFKGIPKKPKIEKVALINKSHLKLQDNFSAYESKLTTSRIKGKPFNPDLYSLKIDFASEEFGTKIIAHSKTLSKVSKILEDDSCSYMLTPCNTSDWFVLSFPESILIQEISFLSFEYYSSLYKKIRISITSSYPSGKWLTLGELETDPSRNEIFDLSVVCNTDKNDCWGKYLKVELLDYHKLELNYYCSITKMMVFGITAVEYLETEISDDSSLYNTFIQPNGTGYPPITHDTNTVDESSVVSSKHLTGMVTKGSDVDSIVVTSKNEPPVDKEVCELNVFDESPIKKLSDLKCFGKSSEVLNPTFVYDIKNVIVKSFYKFLMRLALRKDDNFHNKKLIYRVLKIGKIKKYCGTNFLFQFDCNRFITHLLLEKYSVYYSNILDRIKLPSRHLWHVISRIMNDVGIKEVPILVCTESIGFISKFKCYFYFNLKSFSTLLFTQFTEGYRIHTINSRNSRLNHNLLSKLYFFYVDNKITVMTAPKFRGLTVDDESLVKRYDYKVKDKYISTVTVINNKLYVNMSSSYSTHFPFDIDPPDPKLDNELIKANTSLYKDNLNRLNMSKRFDQKVKFHEKEKFKHHNYYQDENTKSTDSKTHKHVLLKLSERIKSLEFLTNKLSNKIYQLENLLNFYIKRQFYYNQHVELERELNDEFEVILKVLDIKKYKLVVRDISSLRNALRKTEYYYKRIKQYNEYETSYLYIKTRDLLRLKKSLCKLTNCTSERKSFKRCLFLCKLSKFYKLFNKRKLAKSIANYGCKCVHSTHFHNLSLDQRDEWLYMDRNDNYNVLLILNDLVCFFRDKFSGYFNFYFLFLLYICTQIFWICKFNSHDKKIRKLLILKNN from the exons GATTTTGGAAGATGATTCGTGTTCATATATGCTTACACCTTGTAATACTTCGGACTGGTTTGTTTTGTCTTTCCCCGAGAGTATTTTGATCCAGGAAATATCATTTCTATCTTTCGAATACTATTCATCATTATACAA GAAAATTAGAATCTCAATTACAAGTTCTTATCCTAGTGGGAAATGGCTTACCTTAGGTGAATTGGAAACCGACCCTTCCAGAAATGAGATTTTCGACCTTTCGGTCGTCTGTAACActgataaaaatgattGTTGGGGTAAATACTTGAAGGTTGAACTCCTAGATTACCACAAACTCGAGTTAAACTACTATTGCTCAATTACTAAGATGATGGTCTTTGGAATAACCGCTGTAGAGTATTTGGAAACTGAAATCTCTGACGACAGTTCTCTTTACAATACATTCATTCAGCCAAATGGTACTGGATATCCCCCAATCACTCATGATACTAATACTGTGGATGAAAGTTCTGTTGTCTCGAGTAAACACTTGACTGGTATGGTTACTAAAGGTAGTGATGTGGATAGCATTGTGGTTACTAGTAAAAATGAACCCCCAGTTGATAAAGAAGTTTGTGAATTGAATGTGTTTGATGAATCTCCGATAAAGAAATTGTCAGATTTAAAGTGTTTTGGAAAGAGTTCCGAAGTGTTGAACCCAACCTTTGTGTATGATATAAAGAATGTTATTGTGAAATCATTTTACAAATTCCTAATGCGACTAGCACTGAGAAAAGatgataattttcataataaAAAGCTAATTTACAGAGTATTGAAGATTGggaaaattaaaaagtaTTGCGGTACAAATTTCCTTTTCCAGTTCGACTGTAACAGGTTCATCACACACTTACTTTTGGAAAAGTACTCTGTATATTATTCTAACATTTTGGATCGAATTAAACTCCCTTCAAGACATCTCTG GCATGTTATAAGTAGGATAATGAATGATGTGGGAATTAAAGAGGTACCAATTTTGGTATGTACAGAGTCGATTGGTTTCATTTCCAAATTCAAGTGCTATTTCTACTTTAACCTGAAATCATTTTCTACTCTTCTTTTTACTCAATTTACTGAGGGTTACAGAATTCACACAATTAACTCTAGAAATTCTAGATTAAATCACAATTTGCTGAGTAAACTATATTTCTTTTATGTTgacaataaaattactgTCATGACAGCTCCCAAATTTAGAGGATTAACAGTAGATGACGAGAGTTTAGTCAAAAGATACGACTACAAGGTTAAGGATAAGTATATATCAACTGTCActgtaataaataataagtTGTATGTTAATATGTCATCCAGTTATTCCACTCATTTTCCCTTTGATATAGACCCACCAGATCCCAAACTTGATAATGAACTAATCAAGGCAAATACTTCCTT GTATAAAGATAATCTAAATAGATTAAACATGTCAAAAAGGTTCGATCAAAAGGTCAAATTTCATGAAAAGGAAAAGTTTAAACATCATAATTATTACCAAGATGAAAACACAAAGTCTACAGATTCTAAAACACATAAACATGtacttttaaaattatccGAACGTATAAAATCTCTCGAATTCCTAACCAATAAACTTTccaataaaatttatcaacttGAAAATCTACTCAACTTTTACATTAAAAgacaattttattacaatCAACAT GTGGAATTGGAACGTGAACTGAATGATGAGTTTGaagtaatattaaaagtattggatataaagaaatataaattggTTGTACGAGATATTTCGAGTCTTAGAAATGCATTAAGGAAAACTGAATACTATtataaaagaataaaacaatataatgaatatgaGACAAGTTATTTGTACATTAAAACCCGTGATCTTTTACGTTTAAAAAAAAGtttatgtaaattaacaaattgCACTTCTGAAAGGAAATCATTTAAAAGATGTTTATTTCTATGTAAATTAAgcaaattttataaactCTTCAATAAACGAAAGTTGGCCAAATCTATTGCAAATTATGGTTGTAAATGTGTTCACAGTACTCATTTCCATAATTTATCTCTAGACCAAAGAGACGAATGGTTGTATATGGACAGAAATGACAATtataatgttttattaattttaaatgatcTTGTTTGCTTTTTTAGGGATAAATTTTCTGGttactttaatttttattttctattcCTCCTGTACATTTGTACACAAATATTTTGGATTTGTAAATTCAACTCACatgataaaaaaatcagaaaattactcattttaaaaaataattaa